In Salmonella enterica subsp. enterica serovar Typhimurium str. LT2, a single window of DNA contains:
- the hslJ gene encoding heat shock protein hslJ (similar to E. coli heat shock protein hslJ (AAC74461.1); Blastp hit to AAC74461.1 (140 aa), 69% identity in aa 1 - 138) yields the protein MKKIVTLVALSIIMTGCVSSGKVSVKREQLEHHRFVLESVNGKTVTGPELSFGEDMTVSGKMCNQFTGEGKLSDGELKVKNLAMTRMMCADPQLNALDGTLSELFSKGAQVDLTANQLTLATAETTLMYKLADLAH from the coding sequence ATGAAGAAAATCGTCACGCTGGTCGCCCTGAGCATCATAATGACAGGGTGTGTGAGCAGTGGAAAAGTGTCCGTCAAACGCGAGCAACTGGAGCACCACCGCTTTGTTCTGGAAAGCGTAAACGGTAAAACGGTCACCGGCCCGGAGCTCAGCTTTGGCGAGGACATGACGGTATCCGGCAAAATGTGCAATCAATTCACCGGCGAAGGAAAACTGTCGGACGGCGAATTAAAAGTGAAAAATTTAGCGATGACCCGAATGATGTGCGCAGATCCACAGCTTAACGCGCTGGACGGCACCCTCAGCGAGCTCTTCAGCAAGGGCGCGCAGGTCGATTTAACCGCGAACCAATTAACGCTGGCGACGGCAGAAACAACGCTAATGTATAAACTGGCGGATTTAGCGCACTAA
- a CDS encoding putative cytoplasmic protein, which produces MSSAGEANCAMIGGSLSAARQLDGSVIGMCALPNGKRCSEQSLAAGSCGSY; this is translated from the coding sequence ATGTCCAGCGCCGGCGAAGCGAATTGCGCTATGATTGGCGGTTCGCTTTCAGCGGCCCGGCAGCTTGATGGTTCAGTAATTGGTATGTGCGCGCTACCCAACGGCAAACGTTGTAGCGAACAGTCGCTTGCCGCCGGAAGCTGCGGGAGTTATTAA
- a CDS encoding putative reverse transcriptase, which translates to MPRLPAEQVRYCKPTIITRHIPPKTLRAFLSPLFIHPNDTALNNRQQKLTRREAKRAFMRFINIYWQFFTSFRQEIAILLPPGTQKRKWGLKGFAKIKG; encoded by the coding sequence GTGCCGCGGTTGCCTGCTGAACAGGTTCGCTACTGCAAGCCGACAATAATAACGCGGCACATCCCACCCAAAACGCTGCGCGCATTTCTCTCCCCTCTGTTTATTCATCCAAACGACACCGCCCTAAATAATAGGCAGCAGAAACTGACGCGTCGAGAGGCAAAGCGCGCATTTATGCGCTTCATTAACATTTATTGGCAATTTTTTACGTCTTTTCGGCAAGAAATCGCCATTCTCCTCCCGCCAGGGACACAAAAGCGAAAATGGGGCTTGAAGGGCTTTGCTAAAATAAAAGGATAA